The nucleotide window GGACAGGGCAATGGTTTCCACGATGACCATTCCCGTGGCCGCGGACATCCCGCCGATAAAAGCAAACAAGGCCAGGGCCTGCTGCTTTTGAGCCATCAGCAGGGTCAGGGCAAAATAGTCGGCATCCACGCTGCCGCCGGCAAATTTTAAAATTCCTCCAAAGGGTTGGGAAAATGACTGTTTGCAGGCCGGGTCAAGCCCGCATTGTTCAAAAAAATAGATCATCCCGCCAAAGGCAATGGGGATAACAAAAATATTAATGGCCAGAAGATACAAAGGGAAAAGCCAGACCGCTTTTTTCAAATGGTTTTCATCCACATTCTCCACCACAATTACCTGGAACTGACGGGGCAGCAAAAAGACGGCCATCATGGCCAGAAAAAGAGCATTATACCATCCTGTAAAGGTGTCTGAATTGATCTGCATGACAAAGAGCTGACGTATACCGGGAACAAGGCTTGCCTGTTCAAACAGGTCTTTGAATCCGGAATACAGTCCATAGGTGATAAAAAGTCCCACGCAGATGACGGCCAGCAGCTTTATAATGGATTCAAAGGCAATGGCTGCCACCAGTCCTTCATGGCGCTCTGTGGCATCCAGGTGGCGGGTTCCGAAAATTACGGCAAACAAGGCCAGCAAAATGGCCACAAAAAAAGCCGTGTCTCTTGTGGCGAAAAGGTTGACCTCGCTTTGCGCCATGTAAACATCCGGGTATTGGCTGATCAATTGAAACGAGGTTGAGATGGCTTTAATCTGAACGGACATGTACGGCACAATGCCGAGAACGGCGATGATCGTTACAGCTCCTGCAATGGTGGCGCTTTTACCGTATCGTGAGGCAATGAAATCGGCAATGGAGGTGATCCGGTTGATCTTGCTGATGCAGATAATTTTTCTCAGGACGGGCCACCCCAGGATCATCATGAAAGTGGGGCCCAGGTAAATATTTAAAAATCCAGTGGCTCCTGATCTGCCCGCCGCCCCCACGCTCCCGTAAAAGGTCCAGGCCGTGCAGTAGACAGCCAGGGACAATGCGTAAATATAGGGATTGCTGATAATGCTTTTGCCTGCTTCAGCCCGTTTGTCCCCCCAGAAGGCAATGGCAAACAAGAGTCCCATATATCCGAAAGAGACAAAAACAATGATTTTTTGTTCTAACATAATGGCCCTGTGTTTTCATTAATCAGGCTTCATGTCGTTAATTTTGGCATCAGCCTGATGGTTTGAATTGTTTGCCGGCGTATCCGGTTTTGTCAGGTGAAAGGTCTCGGGGATTTTTCCAAAAAAAATGATAAAAAAAATCAATGCTGACCAGGCCGTGAAAATATACAAAAAAAACAAAGGGATTCCAAACAGGCGAATCGGCAGGTTGAAGATAGTCAAAACAGGATAGCAAAACAGAAAACACGCGAATAAGAAAAGCCCTATATACCGTTCTTTTATGGATCTGCTGTCCAGCATGGCGTCATCCTTATATGCGATAAGCCCGGTTTTGTATCAATAATTTTTTTTATGCTTTCTCATTGAATACAATGAACGACAAAAATAAATCAAGGGATTTATATGAAAGAATTTTTAACTTGCTGAAATCAAACCTCTTTCATTCTTTGCTGTGGCAGGCTGATCGGCCATGGCCGTTATTCAGTGTTGTTTTCTTTTTGCAGGGTATGGATATCAGCAGATGCGTGGGAAGGCAATAAAAACAACTGTAATCTGATTGCCATTTCATAATTTGAATGCGCCATGGAGCATCGGGTACAGCAGTGCCATTACCTTGTCCACTAAAGCTTAAGTCTGGGGTGTCTAAAAAACCGCGTATTAGCCCATTTTTTTTGCTCGGTTTTTGGGCCTCTTATTCGGGTTAATATCGTGGTACATTGTTAGGATCATGGAAAGCCGCTTTAAAATCATCTTCACCGAGCAGATCCCTGCATTCTTCGCATTCTTGCCATTTTCCGGAATGCCCGTCATTGTAATGGAAATAGCAAACGCTGTATTGCTCATGGTGATATTGACAATACCCTCCACCTTCGATGGAAACATAAGAAGTGTCGCAGCAAATCCATTGATCACAACATTTAGTTTTCACAAGAGGAACCGAATCATTACCGCAAAATCTGCAATATTCACCTGGGATCGTTTTAGCTTTCAATCTATCATGTGTCATTAGAGATCCTTCTCTATTTTCATTAACCCAATATCTAACCACACAATAGCAAACCCCACTGAATGACTCAAGATTGTTGTAAAATTCCTTTTGCGCCTTATGTTTTCTGTTTTTTCAACTGAAATCGGTTTTTTTATGAGTAAAATTTCAAAATTAAAAAAAGTAGATCGGCCTGGAAAGGGAAAGCAGTTGATCGAAATCAAACGATTAAGTATCAAAAAGCTGAACTGAAACGCATTAGAAACGATCGAGACAAATACAAGTTTCAATTTCGAAAGACCAGGCAGCAGCTGGTTGAAGAGCGCAAAAAAGCCACCTTGCCTGCCAAGGAAAAGAAAGAATTGCTGATTTATATTTCATTGAGCCTATTCCTGATCGGTCGTATTGGATTCAGAGCCATATCCAGGGTGCTTGGCGTATTAGCCCCATATTTTGGAATTGACGGCAAAGTTCCTTGCCCTCAAACGATCATCAACTGGCTCACTCGCTATTCATTGTCAAAAATTTGGACTTACAGTGGTCTGCCTTCAGTTTCTTTTGAGAAAAACAAATTTGTAAACGGTGCCATCTGGATCATAGATACTTCTATCGCCTTGGGTGTCGGTAAAATTCTTGCTGTTCTCGAACTTAACATCAATCATCATGCCACCAATGAGAGCGCGCCTGCCCTTAAAAACATAAATTGTGTTGCCATTTCTGTGGCTTCCTCATGGACTGGAAAATCCATTGCGGATTTTTTACAACAGGTGATCCATATTACGGGAAAGCCTGCGGCATATTTAAAAGACGGTGGATTGGATTTGAAAAAAGGCGTCAGACTTCTGAAGGAAAGAGGGCTGTATAGTCATTCCATCGATGATGTCTCTCATGTCGTTGCCAATCTGCTGAAAAAAGAATACACTAGGCATCCTTCTTATGATGGCTTTATCTCTGCATGCGGTCAAGCCTCAAAAAAAATGAAACAGACGGATCTTGGCTGTCTGGTTCCTCCAAAAGTATCGACAAAAGCCCGATTCATGAATATTCATCGACTGGTGAAATGGGCTGAAATGATTCTTCAACACTCCCCACGAGGGCGAACATCAGAGGGATCTGTCATTGCAAAGCTTAGAAATTCCATCGGTAAGCTTTCTGAACACAGGCCGTTTATCAAGCGATTCCTCCGTGATGCCCGTCCGCTTTTAGAAAGCCAGAAAATCCTTAAACATCGAGGGCTGAATTTCGAGACATACAAAGAGTGCAAAGCGATGTTACAATCTATTCCCCAGAGATCTCAGGTATCTATCGGCTTTATGACCTGGATGGAAAATCAACTGATCGTCGCATCATCATTGGGATTGAACAATATCGGGATGCCCATTTGTTCCGATAATATTGAATCCCTGTTTGGCCTTGGTAAAACCCATGGCGTCGGCGAAGTAAAAGACGCCAACAGAATCGCACTGCGCTTGCCAGCTTTTTGTGGAACCTTACCTGAAGACGCAGCAAAGATGGTCATGAGAGTGACTGTAAAGGCAATGCCGTTTCCTTAAGCAAAAAAAGATAAATTTTATTTTAAATAAAAGAGGGTTATGCTATATTTGATCTATGATTTTGCTTGATGAAATAATCAAAAAAAGGAAAATAAAATGTTGAAATTTGACAGCGTTGGCACAAATATTGATTTTCAATTTCTGTGCCAAAACTAATAGAATCTCTGAAATATCTTATTAAGTCTGATGATTTTCGTGAAAACCACAAACTAACCCCCAAAGCCTTTACAAGAGATCGGCTTTTGCCGTTTCACAGGCTGATTTATTTTTTATTAAACATGAATAACAGCTCATATCAGGATGAGCTTGATCATTTCTACCAAACAATTTTTCAATACGATATTGCACAGCGGGTTATCTGTAAAGGAAGTTTAACCAAAGCCCGTAAAAAATTGGACTATAAAGCATTTGAAGCGATTAACGACCACATGGTCAACGATTTTTATAAAAATTTTCAACATCAAACCTGGTGCGGCTTTAACCTGCTGGCAATAGACGGAACGACCATTCGGGTCCCCGATGAAAAGCCGATTGTTGATCATTTCGGTGCCTGGAAAACAAATAAGGATACCGCATTATGCCCAAAGGCACGAGCCTCTCAAATGTTTGATGTGTTAAACAAAGTAACGGTTGATGCCATATTGAGCCCAAAAGAAGACGGAGAAAGGGAACTGGCGGCATTTCATTTTTTAAAGCTTCAACCCGATGATCTGATGCTTCTGGACAGAGGATACCCTGCCTACTGGGTTTTTCAAGCCATCCTTTCTTTAGGGGCTCAATTTTGTGCCAGGATTTCTTATAAAAGATGGAAGGTCGTTCATAAATTTTATAAATCCGGGAAGGCTGAAAAAATAGTCCGGATTCACCCGACAGC belongs to Desulfobacula toluolica Tol2 and includes:
- a CDS encoding IS4 family transposase — encoded protein: MPKLIESLKYLIKSDDFRENHKLTPKAFTRDRLLPFHRLIYFLLNMNNSSYQDELDHFYQTIFQYDIAQRVICKGSLTKARKKLDYKAFEAINDHMVNDFYKNFQHQTWCGFNLLAIDGTTIRVPDEKPIVDHFGAWKTNKDTALCPKARASQMFDVLNKVTVDAILSPKEDGERELAAFHFLKLQPDDLMLLDRGYPAYWVFQAILSLGAQFCARISYKRWKVVHKFYKSGKAEKIVRIHPTAQSRQKCKEMGFDTTPVAARLIRVELDSGETEVLITSLTDMEAFPKELFSDLYHLRWPVEEDYKILKYRIQIENFSGKSVHSVYQDFHAKVVSKNLTAVIATTTREEIIKKSENLKYHHQINFAQALSKMKNTIVLLFSCTWNLVISYIEQIRTIFIQTTESIRPNRKYPRKHRVKQKRFHFEYKTVC